From Cystobacter fuscus DSM 2262:
GGCCAGGGGAAAACGCCGGGCGATCTCCACCGGGAGCCGGCCGGAGGCGGCCTCGTGCAGGAGCATGTCCACCGTCTGGTAGACCTCGGGCCGCGTGAGCAGGGGTCCCATGAACACGCCAAACAGGGACTGGTTGGCTTGCAGCGCCGGCCAGAGATCGAGCGTCAGCGCGGAGCCTCCGGCATTGCCAACGAACACCAATCGGCCCTCGGGCTTCAAGGCGGCCAGGGACACGGCCAGGGTACTGCCCACCGGATCGACGACCAGGTCCGCGCCCAGTCCGTCCGTCAGGCGTTTGACCTCCGCGGCCACGTCCTCCTTCCGATGATCGATGGCGTGCGCGAGGCCGAGCTCCCGCAGGCGCGCTGCCCGTGTCTCGCCCGACACCGTCGCCAGCACCCGGGCCCCGGCCTGGTGGGCGAGTTGGATCGCCGCGAGTCCGACGCCTCCCGCACCGGCCTGGACCAACACCGTCTGGCCCGAGCGCAGCGCGCCCCGGGCGAACAGGCAATGGTGGGCCGTGCCGAACGAGATGGGCAGCGCGGCGGCCGCCGCGGCGTCGAGCCCCTCGGGCACGAGCCAGGTCTGGGCGGCCGGCACGGCGCGCAGGGCGGCGTGGGAGCCGGCCATGTCGAAGCTCGTCACCCGCTGGCCCACGCGGCGATGGCGCACCGCTCCGCCGACCGCGACGATCCTTCCCGCCGCCGCGTAGCCGACCACATAGGCGGGGTGGGGCGGGGGCATCATCGCGCGGTGGATGAGGTCGCCTCCCTCGATCGAGATCGCCTCCACCTCGATCACCACGCCCTCGTCGGCGCAGACCGGGTCCTCGATCTCCGCGTATCGCAAGACCTCCGGGCCGCCCGCCACGTCGTAGACCGCTGCCTTCATCGCGCTCCTCCTCGAGTGGGGAAGTCCATACCAGGACGGGCCGGGCAGGGGGAGCACTCCCGCTCCAGGTCGCTCTTGCGAGCGATGCCCACCGCACGCCCCTCGTCCTCAAGACGCCGCTGTCCTCGGCGCCGGATCCCCAGGCCATCGAGCGCTACCGCCGCGAGTTCGGCATCCTCCAGCGTCTGCGCGACGTGCGCGGCGTCTCGCGGGCCCACTCCTACGAGCTGCTCCAGGAGCGGCCCGTGCTCCTCTTGGAGTCCGTCGAGGGCCAGTCCCTGTCCGAGTTCGTCGGCCGCCCCGTCGACTAGACCACCGCCAACCCGCCCTTACGGCTCTTCTCGAGCTTCACGATCCGCACCTACGGGTTCATGTCGGCAAACAACGCTTCGCCGCGCTGCCTCAGCCCGTTCGCCACACCGATGACGATCTCGGCTTCACCTTGTTCGAAGCGCTGCACCGCCTCGCTCGCGAAGGTCTCGGCGGAGAGGACGGGCGGTCCAGATCCCTCCGCGGGACGCCGAGCCTGGCTCCTCTTGTCGAGTCCGGTCGCGACGATGGGCGGCGCGATCTCAACCACACGGACGCGCCCCGTCAGTTGATGCCGCAGGCTGAGGGTGAAGGAATGCAGCGCGGCCTTCGTCGCGCAGTACACGGGAAACTCAGCCGAGGGGCAGAACGCGAGACCGGAGGTAACGTTCACGACCGTGGGCTTCTCGTTGCGAACGAGCATCGGAAGCAGCGCGGCCGTCAGTGCGACGGGAGCGAGCAGGTTCGTCTCGAGCTCGGACCGGATTTCGCCGAACCCGACGCTTCCGCGGAAGTCTGACGCATGCATGATGCCAGCGTTGTTCACGAGGACGCCGAGATGCGGCAGGTCGGCCGCGAGCCACGAAGCCAACCTCGCCTGGTCCTCGGAGCGAGCAACGTCAGCCTCCATCGTGCGAAGCCCCGGATGCTTCCCCTTCGCGGCGGCCAATCTCTCCGGATCGCGTCCGCAGATCGCGACGTCGTATCCGCGCTTCAGAAACTCCGCGGCCATTGCCAGCCCAATCCCCGACCCGCCGCCCGTGATCAGCACGCCGCTCTTCCGCTCTCCGCTCATTTATCGCTCTCCGCGCATCTGTGACGCTTCGTTGTGTGCCTCGGCGCGCTCCTGTCGCGCGTCGATCACGCCTCTCTCGTAGCAGCCGCCTCCAGTACGAAGAATGCTTGCGACGAGCGATTTCTTCGCTCATCGTACGGGCCGTGGATCTTCTCAGCGATATCCTCCGAGATCTGCGACTCGAGAGCACGGTCTTGAGTGTCTTCGAGCTTCACGCTCCATGGGGCTTGCGCAAGCAGCGGCTCGAGGGGGGCGCGCCCTTTCATGTGGTCATCGAAGGGCGCTGCGTCCTGCGAATGGAACACAAGAAGCCCACCGAGCTCGCAGCCGGCGATCTGGTTGTCCTTCCCCATGGCGACGCTCATACCCTGTCGTCATCGGCGTCCGCGCCCGTGACACCGTTCAAGTCGGTTCTGCTGCAAAACGGAGTCGTGGAGACGTGGGCGCCGGGAAAGCGGGCCGGCCGTCCCGCTGCCATCCGGTTCGGCTCGGCCAAAGGGGAGGTCGTTCGGGTGATTTCGGGCGTGTTCGCGTTTCAAGACCGACGCCGAAACCCCGTGCTCGAGGTGCTTCCCCCGCTGATCCGCGTTGCGGGTGAGCACGGTCGAGGCCCGTCGTGGCTTGAAAACGCCATTCGCCTCCTCATCGACGAGGCGTTCTCCGAGGCCCCTGGTGCGTTGACCATCGCGGAGCGTGTCGCCGACATTCTTTTCGTGCAGGCGGTGAGGGCGTACATCGCCTCGGAGCGGGATGCCCCCTCGAGCGGATGGCTGCGGGGGCTCCTCGACCCTTCCATCGGCCGCGCCCTGAGTCTCGTGCACGCTCGCGCTGCCGAGCCGTGGACCGTCGAGCGCCTCGCTCGTGCGGTCGGGCTCTCACGAACGGTCTTTGCACAGCGCTTTCGCCGTCTGGTTGGCGAGACCGTCATGGCCTACGTCACCCACCGTCGGATGCACCTCGCAGCGGGACTGCTGTGCACAAGCAACGACGGGCTCGCGCAGATTGCAGAGCAAGTCGGCTACGAGACGGAGGTGACGTTCAGCAAGGCGTTCCGCGTCTGGGCTGGCGAACCACCAGGGCGCTACAGAAGGCGAATGCGAGAAGCTGCGCGATGACCACGCACGGAGGACGCCTGCCAAGGTGAGCTTCGAAAGGCTTGCGTCACATCTTTTGTAGACGTCCTCGGTGCCCGAGGGCCGCGCGGCGAACCAGCCGTTGTCCGCCGCCGGGCGTGCCGCTGGACGCGGGCGATGGCGAGCGGGAGCCCTTCCTGCCCAGCGAACCGCCGGCGGACGACCGCGATCGCATGGTGGCCGCGCAGGACTGAGGCCCCGCCGCCGGCAGGGGCGTTGACGCGGGTGCCCCGGTCGCATACGGCCCGGCGTCCATGGTATCGGTTCCATCGCCCGCATGACGACGACCCTCTACTTCTCCCGCAACCCCAACCCGCGACTCGCGGTGGCCGTGGCCCGGCATCTGGCGGCGCCCGTCAGCTTCCAGTTCGCGGAGCCGCTGGCGCCAGGCCAGGCCGAGCGGTACCGGCACCTGAACCCGTCGCTGCGCCTGCCCATCCTGGCCGAGGAAGGCGGGTCGCTGTGGGAGGCGGATGCGATCGCCTGTCGGCTGTCGCAGATGGTGGGGTCGGACTTTTGGCGCACCGGCCACGACCTGCCCGGCATGATCCGGTGGGTCAGTTGGGCGCGCGACCACTTCATGCGCGCCTGCGACATGGTGCACTTCGAACGGGGTACGAAACCGCGCTACGGCCTCGGACCGTTCAACCAGGCCGCGCTGGACGAAGGGCTGTCGCATTTCCATGCGAGCGCCACGATCCTCGAGGACCAGCTGCGCGACCGCGACTGGCTGCTGCCGAGCGGGCTCAGCTATGCGGACTTCCGCATGGCGGTGTTCCTGCCGTTCAACGACGTGGCGCGCCTGCCGCTCGCGGACTACCCAGCCGTGGACCGGTGGCACCAACGGCTGATGGCGCTGCCGGCGTGGGCGGATCCGTTCGCGGGCTTGAGCGCGCCGGAGTTGCCGCCAGTGCCGGCTTGAGGCGACGCCGAACCCGGCTCGGCCGGGTTTCCAGGTGGGAACACTCAGCGCACGTCGACGAGGACGTCGAAGCCGCCGTAGATCATACGCTTGCCGTCGAAGACGGAGTTCATGTCCATCTTCATGCGCGGGTCCTTCATGATCTTCTCGTTGCCCTCGTCGCGCGCCTGCTTCGAGGACCAGAAGATCCACGAGAAGACCACCACCTCCCCGGCCTCGGCCTTCACCGCGCCCTTGAAGTCGGTCACCTTGCCGTCGGGCACCTCGTCCCCCCAGCACTCGACGACGTGCGTGGCACCGTGCTCCTTGAACAGCGCGGCGGCCTCCTCGGCCATCTTGCGGTAGGCGTCCTTCTTGCCCGCGGGCACCGGCACCACGAATCCATCGACGTAGCTCATCACGCTTCTCCTGGACTGCTTCGTTGGGACTCCGAGGATAGCCTCTCCGCGGGGCGTGTCAGGCCAATGGCGACGCCGGAGCGAAGAACTCGTGGTGGCACTGATGCTCGGGCCCCCTCAACTCCTTCAAGGAGCGCTGGGGAGCGCAGTTCGTCGAGGTCGCCGTCGACGAGGAGCTGGGCACCGTGCGCGTGCGCCGCATGGTCGGGGCGTTTGACCGCGGACGGATCCTCAACCCCCAGGCGGCGCGCAGCCAGTTGCTCGGAGGCATGACGATGGGGCTGGGCATGGCGCTCTCCGAGGCGGGGCACGTCGACCCGCGCATGGCGCTCGTCGTGAACGGGGACCTGGGCGAGTACCTCGTCCCCGTGCAGGCGGATGTGCCGCGGATCGAGGTCCTGTTCGTGGGCGAGCCGGACCCATCCACGGCCCCGCTCGGCATCAAGTCGGTGGGAGAGATTGGCATCACGGGCGTCGCCGCCGCTATCGCCAACGCCGTCTACAACGCCACCGGCCGCAGGCTGCGCGACCTGCCCCTCGACCTGCGCGCGAGCTGAGCCCGCGCGAGCCCGGGCTCGGACATGTCGAGGGTCGAAGCTTGGGAATCGGTATCCCGCCGCGTCCCCTCCTGTCCCGCCCCGGTCCGGCCCATTCCGCACACTCCTGCGACATACGTGCAACATGGCGGGGGCTGCCCACCTCCCGCCGCTATACATCCCGGGCCGGGTTCCTGTGCTGGCGCTGCTGCCCAGCAGCAGAGCAGGCACCCATTATCGTGCTTACTCGCTGTCCCGTCAGCGGCCCTTCTCGGCCCCTGCGCTCCAGCCAGCCCCTTCAACCGGTCTCCTTTTTTCCTGGGCTCGCGCGGGCATCCGGGACAAAGTTGTTCATGTCTTCGGACCCGCGCTCCACGTAGATGACCTCTCCGACCGCTCGCGAGAGCAGCGCATCGCCTCCGCCTATGCGCCGAGGCTCCAGGCAATCCCCGATGAAATGGCTCCTGACGTGCGTCGCGCCGGTCCTGCTCGCGGTATGGATTTTGTTCTTGAGCGCTCACGGACCGACCTCATGGCTGGTCATTCCTGGCGCTCTGATTGGCGGTGCCTGCGTCGCTGGCTTTTCTTTTCTGCGCTCGTTCTCTCGTCCCCTGCGAGCGCTCTCTCTCTCGCTCTATCTGCTGCCGCTGGGGCTCTTGTCTACCTATCGTGCGTCGCCGTTCTCCGTATCGAAGACCTTCGAGATCGGCGCGCTCCCGCCGGCTTCCGCGCCTTCCGAGATGTCGATTGCCCAGCTTCCGACCGGCGCCACCTACCGCAGCGCGTCCTTTGGGTATCGCGGTGGCTCTCTCTTCGAGCCGCGAGAGTTCTCCATGACCGCGACCCTGATCAAGCACCCCAAGGGTGATCTCTTGATCGACACCGGGTTCGGTCGGGATATCGCACAGCACCTCGCGACGCTGCCTCTCTTCTTTCGGCTCCTGACACGATACTCGCTGAACAAGACCGCGCGCGAGCAACTCCAATCGAGCGGGTATGACCTGACCCGGCTGCGCGCGATCCTTTTGACCCACTCCCACTGGGACCACATCAGCGGCGCCGCGGATTTTCCCGAAGTGCCTGTCTGGATACCTCCCGCGGAACGAAGCTTCGTACAAGGTGAAGACTTCACCACGGCCCCGGCAAGAAGCATCAAGTCGCTGCATCTCGAAGAGTATCGATTCGATGCGCACCCCTATCTCGGCTTCGCGGAGAGCCATGATGTCCACGGAGATGGCACGGTGGTGATCGTCCCGGCGCCCGGCCATTCGCCGGGCTCTGTGATTGTCTTCGTGACGCTTCCGGACAACAAGCGCTACGCCTTTATCGGAGACCTCGCCTGGCAATTGGAGGGCGTCACCGAGCAGGAGGAGCGCCCGCTCACGCAGCGCCTCGCAGATGTCGAGCCTCGGCTCGTTCGTGAGAACCTCGCGCATATGGCCGCGATATCAGCGCGATACCCGGAGATGACCATCGTCGTCGCGCATGATCCGCGGAGCTTCGCATCGATTCCGACGTTGGTGCCAAAGCCATAAGTTGGATATGCTGCTGCTGGTGCTGAATTGGCTCCTCTGTTCGCTCTTCTACTTTGGCGTGTGGAAGCTGGTGACGCGTGCCCGCGCCCAAGGCTGAGCCGTCAGTGGGCCTGATCCGTTTTTGTGGCTCTCCCTCACTTTATGTGCTCCACCCACCGCAGGCAGGCAAGCTTCTCCAGTGCGGCCAGCCGAATGCCCGGGGCATGCACACAAACTGCGGGAGAGCCACGTAACCGGATCAAGCCCAGCGCGCCCCTCACTCCCCCGCGTCGACTTCCTCCGCCACGGCCTCCCCCTGCTCGCGCGCCGCCGCGCGGGCGATGGAGTGCGCGGACATGGGCGCGGTGAGCATCAGGAACACCGCCACCAGCAGCGCGCGGCCCATGAGCGGCCACTGCCCCGAGCCCACCGCCCCCATCAGGATGATGACGACGCCCACGAACACCGCCTGCCCCGCCGCGTGCACCCGCATCAGGATGCCCGGCAGGCGGATGATGCCCACCACCGACACCGTCACCGCCACGAGCCCCAAGAGCACCAGCGCGTCCGCCACCCACTTGAGCGCCTCGGCCCTCATCGCGGCCCCGCCTCGTGCGCCGCGTGGTGCCGCGTGGCCGCCACCGTCTGCACGTAGGACACGAGCGCCAGCACCAGCGCCGCGTCCAGGTAGCCCGTCACCCCACGCCAGGCCCCGAACAGCCCCAGCACCGCCACGAACACCAGCGCCAGCGTGTCCAGCGCCAGCACCACGTCCAGCGTCGAGCGCGCCCGCGCCGACACCACCACCAACACGCCGAGCAGCCCCATCAGCCACACCAGCGCCACGTAGAAGACGACGTCGTGCATGCGCTCGCCACC
This genomic window contains:
- a CDS encoding cation:proton antiporter, producing MRAEALKWVADALVLLGLVAVTVSVVGIIRLPGILMRVHAAGQAVFVGVVIILMGAVGSGQWPLMGRALLVAVFLMLTAPMSAHSIARAAAREQGEAVAEEVDAGE
- a CDS encoding AraC family transcriptional regulator, with the protein product MRRAISSLIVRAVDLLSDILRDLRLESTVLSVFELHAPWGLRKQRLEGGAPFHVVIEGRCVLRMEHKKPTELAAGDLVVLPHGDAHTLSSSASAPVTPFKSVLLQNGVVETWAPGKRAGRPAAIRFGSAKGEVVRVISGVFAFQDRRRNPVLEVLPPLIRVAGEHGRGPSWLENAIRLLIDEAFSEAPGALTIAERVADILFVQAVRAYIASERDAPSSGWLRGLLDPSIGRALSLVHARAAEPWTVERLARAVGLSRTVFAQRFRRLVGETVMAYVTHRRMHLAAGLLCTSNDGLAQIAEQVGYETEVTFSKAFRVWAGEPPGRYRRRMREAAR
- a CDS encoding monovalent cation/H+ antiporter complex subunit F; its protein translation is MHDVVFYVALVWLMGLLGVLVVVSARARSTLDVVLALDTLALVFVAVLGLFGAWRGVTGYLDAALVLALVSYVQTVAATRHHAAHEAGPR
- a CDS encoding SDR family oxidoreductase; translation: MSGERKSGVLITGGGSGIGLAMAAEFLKRGYDVAICGRDPERLAAAKGKHPGLRTMEADVARSEDQARLASWLAADLPHLGVLVNNAGIMHASDFRGSVGFGEIRSELETNLLAPVALTAALLPMLVRNEKPTVVNVTSGLAFCPSAEFPVYCATKAALHSFTLSLRHQLTGRVRVVEIAPPIVATGLDKRSQARRPAEGSGPPVLSAETFASEAVQRFEQGEAEIVIGVANGLRQRGEALFADMNP
- a CDS encoding quinone oxidoreductase family protein gives rise to the protein MKAAVYDVAGGPEVLRYAEIEDPVCADEGVVIEVEAISIEGGDLIHRAMMPPPHPAYVVGYAAAGRIVAVGGAVRHRRVGQRVTSFDMAGSHAALRAVPAAQTWLVPEGLDAAAAAALPISFGTAHHCLFARGALRSGQTVLVQAGAGGVGLAAIQLAHQAGARVLATVSGETRAARLRELGLAHAIDHRKEDVAAEVKRLTDGLGADLVVDPVGSTLAVSLAALKPEGRLVFVGNAGGSALTLDLWPALQANQSLFGVFMGPLLTRPEVYQTVDMLLHEAASGRLPVEIARRFPLAEAVGAHRHAREGQVVGRVVMIP
- a CDS encoding MBL fold metallo-hydrolase, translated to MKWLLTCVAPVLLAVWILFLSAHGPTSWLVIPGALIGGACVAGFSFLRSFSRPLRALSLSLYLLPLGLLSTYRASPFSVSKTFEIGALPPASAPSEMSIAQLPTGATYRSASFGYRGGSLFEPREFSMTATLIKHPKGDLLIDTGFGRDIAQHLATLPLFFRLLTRYSLNKTAREQLQSSGYDLTRLRAILLTHSHWDHISGAADFPEVPVWIPPAERSFVQGEDFTTAPARSIKSLHLEEYRFDAHPYLGFAESHDVHGDGTVVIVPAPGHSPGSVIVFVTLPDNKRYAFIGDLAWQLEGVTEQEERPLTQRLADVEPRLVRENLAHMAAISARYPEMTIVVAHDPRSFASIPTLVPKP
- a CDS encoding DUF1428 domain-containing protein, with the protein product MSYVDGFVVPVPAGKKDAYRKMAEEAAALFKEHGATHVVECWGDEVPDGKVTDFKGAVKAEAGEVVVFSWIFWSSKQARDEGNEKIMKDPRMKMDMNSVFDGKRMIYGGFDVLVDVR
- a CDS encoding glutathione S-transferase family protein, producing the protein MTTTLYFSRNPNPRLAVAVARHLAAPVSFQFAEPLAPGQAERYRHLNPSLRLPILAEEGGSLWEADAIACRLSQMVGSDFWRTGHDLPGMIRWVSWARDHFMRACDMVHFERGTKPRYGLGPFNQAALDEGLSHFHASATILEDQLRDRDWLLPSGLSYADFRMAVFLPFNDVARLPLADYPAVDRWHQRLMALPAWADPFAGLSAPELPPVPA
- a CDS encoding molybdopterin cofactor-binding domain-containing protein gives rise to the protein MRRMVGAFDRGRILNPQAARSQLLGGMTMGLGMALSEAGHVDPRMALVVNGDLGEYLVPVQADVPRIEVLFVGEPDPSTAPLGIKSVGEIGITGVAAAIANAVYNATGRRLRDLPLDLRAS